A region of the Peredibacter starrii genome:
GTCCCAGTTATAATGGAACTCCTGGAGAAGTACAGGACAGTGGACCTTACTCACTTCATGGGGTCGCATCAACTACCTTCACAAATTCCCAAGGTAAACTCAGAGGAGCTGCAGATTTTGATGGTACTAAGTATCTAAGCGTTGCAGACAATGATGCATTAGAAGGGATGCAAAGATTAACCATCTCCGCGTGGGTGAGGCCAACTGATATCGCCGCAGGTAATGGTCAGGGCATCGTTGCCAAGAGAAATGATTACGGGGCGGACCATAGCTACGGTATGTTCTTCTGGGGCGATCAACTTCATGTTGATATCGATACTGGTAATAATCGCTTCGCCAGTAATTTCAGATTCACCAATGATAAATGGTACCACATTCTTGTGTCCTTCGACGGTACTCAAGCTGTTGGTAATCGAGTACGCCTTTATATCAACGGTCATCTAGATCAGATCGCCGCAGAGGATTCATCCGCCATTCCAAATTTGAATGCACCATTCACTATCGGAACCATGGGTGGGATGGGCCCATATAACTTCATTGGCCAGATTGACGAAGTTTCACTTTGGACCGCGGCCTTGGATTATGGCGAGGTCATGTATATCTATGCTAAACAAAGCCCGCGCTTTACTGGGGCCTTTGTTTCTCGCGTATTTGATTCACAAGAAACAAATCCAACATGGACCTTCCTCTCTCCCGTAACACCTTTGCCATTTAATAAAGAGATTCCAGGTCTAAATGGAAGTGAACTCACTTCTGATTATTCTGAAGTCAGTCCTAATTTGATGAATGGCCTTATGGCATATTGGAAACTGAATGAAACAATAGATACTGGTGCTAATGCCATTAAAGACTCGGTCGGAACAAATCACGGTACAGTTTCCGGCACGATCGAGCTAGGTGACCTTCGAGGAATTTTCTCTCGCGGTTCTTTCTTTTCCGGCGGCAAAGTAACGATTAACAATTCATTTCTCAATAACACTCCGGCTTTCACCATATCGACTTGGGTTTCTCCTTCATTACTTACCGATGGTGCTGGAGGCGCAGAAGTTTCGATCATTGGTAAAAAAGATCTGATCGCCATCGGAATTCAATCCAACTACATCTGTGCACGGTCACACATTGATGGTGCTTATATTTGCGGTCCGACCTCCGCTTACACTGGGGAATGGACACATATCTTAGTGACCGGAGACGCCTCGACCTTTTCACTCTATATCAACGGGCAATTTGTTAACTCTGCCCCTCACTCTGGTCCAGACTATGGTTCTAGTGCTTTTGATTTCAATTTAGGTGCTGATGTATGGGACACAGTCGGCCAACATTACATTGGTCTCATGGATGAAGTAGCAGTATGGAATCGAGCTTTAACCGCCCTTGAAGTAAAAAATCTCTATCGAAGAGGCGGTCAGCAACTCCTCTATCAAGTAAGAAGCTGCGCGAATGCTGATTGCTCAGACCAAGATGCAACTTATGGACTTGGTTGGGCAGGTCCAGGAGGAGACAGTGTTATGCATTTCTCTGAAAATCATAACTACGCCTCTTTCTTGCCTGGTCCAATTGGAGTGGATAATACTAATGTTGGACCTCTGAGAATTCCGTTTTCAGCATTCCCGGCACTGAATCTTCCACATCGCTATTTCCAGTATAAAGTATTGTTTACTTCAAATGATATAAACGATCTTTGCGATTACGGCTCAGGTCCCGCAATGTGTTCTCCTGAATTAAAATCGGTAACGATTGGGCCGAGCTACTCAAAAGAACCTCAAACGATTACAACAACCATTGCTATTACTTCACCGTATGAAACTTTAAATCTCAATGGATTTCTACAAACATTGGGTGCTAACGGTTGCGCCAGCGAAGCACGCTATACCTTATCTGCAGACGGAACAAACTTTTACTACTATGACGGAGGCAATTGGCAGCCTTCAACCGCTCTTTGGACTGAGGCCAATGATGCAATCAATTTGGGTCTCGCATTGAATACATTCCCGACTGCAATAGGAATCGGAAACCTCTTTGTTAAGGCCCACCTCGTTTCAAATGGTTCTCAAGCATGCGAAATCGATAACATTCAAATCCAGGGAACAAAACCCTAGTCAAATACTCCGGATAACTTGCCCTACCTTCAAATTCCTATGGAATACGATAAAATTTCACTATGAGTATTCTTCGGCCCAAATTTACAAGATTGATTCCCAGTCAGGAAAGCCGCGCTTTTCATATGGAAAGAAATCGCATCTATACGCCTGATAAGTTTCAATCTTATAACGACTGGTTTTATTTTATTCATGTTGATCCCTTCACGCGCTGGATTCATGCCATCGGCATGGTGCTAGGATTTATTCTTTATTACTTTTCGGCCTATGAATTATGGCTGACAGGTTTTAGTCTTTCTGTCGTCGTTAAATTCTTAATTGGTGTTTTCTTTTTCTACTTTCTTCCACTCATTAGCCATTATTTCTATGATGGAGGAAGCGCAAAATCGACTCCTGATAAATTCCATTCCACGCTTATTCCGGTTATCCACATTAATGTTCTGACCCTAACGGGTCGTTATGATAAATGGCTCAGAAACTTCATGGTGAAATACCCTTTCACCCGCGAGGCCTGGCTTCTGGAAGAAAAAGAAGGATCTGAACTTGTTCGAAGATAATAATCTCGAGACTCAACCAATTAAGGAGATGAACATTTTCAATAACTGGAACTCAGTTGTTGAGGCCTGGTATTGCGTGGGTGAAGAGTCTGCCTTGAAGAACAATATTCTTTCAACCCAAGTGGGAAAACAAAAGCTCGTCATCTTTAAAACGGAAACCGGAAAAGTTCATTGTCTGGATGCCTTTTGTTCTCATATGGGTCTGAATCTTAGTTTAGGCAAAGTTGTTAAAGAAGAGATTCGTTGTCACTTTCATCATTGGAGCTTTAAAGGTGATGGAACCTGCAGTAAGCAGAAAGACCTCAATTCTTATCCAGTTGAAGTTCGCTATGGGCTTATCTGGATTTGGGCGGGTAAAGAAGCGAAGTACCCTCTTCCTCTGCATCAGGATCTTCTCGAAAATTATACCTATAAGCGTGGTCCTGTTTATACTCGACCATCTCATCCTCATATCAGCTTATTAAACGCTCTTGATATTCAACACGTGAATACAGTGCATGCTCTGGATTTGAATGTGTCGGCCAAACATTACGAGGCACCAGACCAGAGTTATATTCACTATGATTTTGAAGGAAAGTTTCTTACCAAGGAAAAAATCTTTTTGACCGGTGGAGGCTATAAGTTTTCAGTTCGCTATGCTGGGGCCACAGTGGGTTTTTTAAAGGCACTGGAAGGCATTAAGATTTTTGGAAAGATCCCGTTCCCAACCATTTATGCAACTTTTGGGTATCGCCAGATCAATCAAAACCAAACAGTAATTCAACCGATTTTCCTGACTCCGAAACGCACGGGAGTTCTGGGCTGGATCAAGTCTCAACTTCATCTATTCGTAACGGAGATGATTTACAATCGTCTCAAAGGCGAAGATGGTGAGATTTATGAAAATATTCGCTTCACGCCCAACTTCACGCCGGACGATTCGAATATTGTGAGTTTCATCGCTCACGTTAACCGACTTCCCAAATCGAAGTTTTAAAAATGAAAGTTACCAACACTCGGGGCGAACGAAGTAAAAATATTTTGACTCTGCCACCAGAGAAGTTTGATTCGTATTTTGATTACTATGTTTATATCCATCTAAATACTGACGTGGTGATCCTCCATTGCGTAGGCATGCTCCTTGGTTTCTTCTTCCTGGCCTTGGCGATTATCAAGATGAGTTGGGTCTACCTTCTACTTCATCTTCTGACGTTCAATATCATCCCCTTGGTCTCACATTGGATTTACGATGGCATCATGACTCCAACTGCCAGTGGCGCTCCATTTATCAGTATCTGGTACGCCATTCGAATTAATATGTGGTATTTAACGGGCAAACAGAAAAAGATTGAACAGAAGTTTATTGAAAAGTACCCATTCACTGAAGCTTACTTCAGAAAGAAGTAAACTCACCCTCTTCTGCTAAGGACACCAAAATCTTTCTTTTACCTAAGTATGGGTTTCGACCATGAGCGGTCCGTGTATTGTCGAGAAAGAGTAAATCGCCTTTTTGCCAATCAAACTGCACTTGATTTTTCTCATAGGCATCAACTATCTTGGAAATTTCATCGCTGGAAAGACGCTGCTTATTTCCGGTTGTGGCACTCATATCAAGTCCCCGAGAAATAAAACGAATAAACTTGAAGACTGGTGTAATCAGGCGGCCCCAGATTCGATGATGGACCTGAAAGAAATGAAACGAGTTAAACCACACACCTTTTTCATTCAGGGCCGGCAAATGAGTTGTCAGAATGACAGAACCATCTTTAAGCCATTCAGACTGGTAATGATTTTGACGGCAGTATTCATTCACGACTTCTGGATCTTGTGTCTTAAACACAAACTGCCAGGTGCCCATTTTAATCATGGGATTAATCAGGCTTAAAACTTTACTCGTCGGGGTGTAATTTTTTAAATGGCGGTAATAAATTATGCCCTCATTCAAAAGCTTATTTCGAATAACCTCAGGAACATCTAGATAGACTTTTTGAATATCTGCAATAGGTGTCTGTCCACCCATTAAAGGTGCGGTCTCGCAATAGAAGAAAATCTTCTTAGGAAATCGCTTTCGGTAGGCCATTTCCGAATGCATGGGTATTTTCAGAAAGAATGGCATTTCAGTTGAAGAATAAATGCTGGTGCCCAATTTCTTACGAGGAGAAGTTCCACCGGTGTAATCCAGAAAACTTTGTTCCGGCGCTATGGTCTTTACGTATTCTTCCAACAGCTCCCGAGAATGAATGGGAAAGTTTCTAAGAAGAACTGCTGCATGTTCTTTGAAAATATGTTCGTTCTCTTTAATCCAACTCTTATGATTTTTAATGGCAGAGCCATCAACAATTAGTGGGAAGGTCATTTGGACTTCTTCTTAAATTGTTTGATCTCCTCAATGGTTAGGCTCTGCTTGAAAACAAAAAGCATGAACACTACTCCCAAGGTCACTTGAAGACCAATGGTAGACACTCTCATGGCCGTCACAATCGAGATCATGTCATTAAGTGGAATTTCTCCACTAAAAATGAGTGGTGCACCTACTTCGGCGAGCCCCGAAGCTCCTGGAGTAGGCATGAGTAGCATATATGAGAGGAACAACATCACCTGACCCAACAAAAAATTCGGGACTGAATAATAGCGATAACCTTCATACATAATGAAAGACACTAAAAGAAAATTCATTACTAGCGTAATGAGCATAATTGGTAGCATTAAAACTTTGCCATTAGTCAGGAGCGTTCTTATTTGGCCGGTGAGCTTATCCAGGAATTTCACTTCTTTGATAAATTTAAAAGGGAGGTACGACAGTATAATAAGACCGGCAAAGTAAATCGCGATTCCCGTTAAGACCTGAAAGACCTTTTCCTGCAAAAGAACATTTTGAATTGGCCCTTGAATATTTAGAGCATAGATTGTGATCGTCGTGATTGCCGAAGTGAGAATGATGGCAAATGATCGTACAAACGAGACCGAAAAAGATTCAACCAGCGGATGACCCTTCTTATAGTAATACCAGGCCATGGCGGGCGCTCCAAGGATGGCCATGGGTGAAACCCAACCAAACAAAAGATTAAGGGCAACACCACCGAAGCATTCTTCCCAGCTAAAATTCAATTTAAAGATCTTTCCAATGAGCTTCATTCGAAGCATATCAAAGGCGTACAGCAGAAGATTCAC
Encoded here:
- a CDS encoding YbhN family protein, which encodes MKKIFFLILMMLVLTMLGDKISGTIYQYQGHSYTQSFHLIKDNVLFILFVNLLLYAFDMLRMKLIGKIFKLNFSWEECFGGVALNLLFGWVSPMAILGAPAMAWYYYKKGHPLVESFSVSFVRSFAIILTSAITTITIYALNIQGPIQNVLLQEKVFQVLTGIAIYFAGLIILSYLPFKFIKEVKFLDKLTGQIRTLLTNGKVLMLPIMLITLVMNFLLVSFIMYEGYRYYSVPNFLLGQVMLFLSYMLLMPTPGASGLAEVGAPLIFSGEIPLNDMISIVTAMRVSTIGLQVTLGVVFMLFVFKQSLTIEEIKQFKKKSK
- a CDS encoding aromatic ring-hydroxylating dioxygenase subunit alpha, with the protein product MFEDNNLETQPIKEMNIFNNWNSVVEAWYCVGEESALKNNILSTQVGKQKLVIFKTETGKVHCLDAFCSHMGLNLSLGKVVKEEIRCHFHHWSFKGDGTCSKQKDLNSYPVEVRYGLIWIWAGKEAKYPLPLHQDLLENYTYKRGPVYTRPSHPHISLLNALDIQHVNTVHALDLNVSAKHYEAPDQSYIHYDFEGKFLTKEKIFLTGGGYKFSVRYAGATVGFLKALEGIKIFGKIPFPTIYATFGYRQINQNQTVIQPIFLTPKRTGVLGWIKSQLHLFVTEMIYNRLKGEDGEIYENIRFTPNFTPDDSNIVSFIAHVNRLPKSKF
- a CDS encoding LamG domain-containing protein, which gives rise to MKSFIWLALLFLVGCENPMSGDIKVSINNDPTAPTTGGSSGGGGGPVFQPFTHQIPFTTGTDAIYVLSDPTKIEITGDLVRLKPKFFVDDDATVSEFGGGLIQGLTWDSTKNLLRMYSTTNIFEHGIDWSPQVANALVYYNLNSPSYNGTPGEVQDSGPYSLHGVASTTFTNSQGKLRGAADFDGTKYLSVADNDALEGMQRLTISAWVRPTDIAAGNGQGIVAKRNDYGADHSYGMFFWGDQLHVDIDTGNNRFASNFRFTNDKWYHILVSFDGTQAVGNRVRLYINGHLDQIAAEDSSAIPNLNAPFTIGTMGGMGPYNFIGQIDEVSLWTAALDYGEVMYIYAKQSPRFTGAFVSRVFDSQETNPTWTFLSPVTPLPFNKEIPGLNGSELTSDYSEVSPNLMNGLMAYWKLNETIDTGANAIKDSVGTNHGTVSGTIELGDLRGIFSRGSFFSGGKVTINNSFLNNTPAFTISTWVSPSLLTDGAGGAEVSIIGKKDLIAIGIQSNYICARSHIDGAYICGPTSAYTGEWTHILVTGDASTFSLYINGQFVNSAPHSGPDYGSSAFDFNLGADVWDTVGQHYIGLMDEVAVWNRALTALEVKNLYRRGGQQLLYQVRSCANADCSDQDATYGLGWAGPGGDSVMHFSENHNYASFLPGPIGVDNTNVGPLRIPFSAFPALNLPHRYFQYKVLFTSNDINDLCDYGSGPAMCSPELKSVTIGPSYSKEPQTITTTIAITSPYETLNLNGFLQTLGANGCASEARYTLSADGTNFYYYDGGNWQPSTALWTEANDAINLGLALNTFPTAIGIGNLFVKAHLVSNGSQACEIDNIQIQGTKP
- a CDS encoding Mpo1-like protein, which gives rise to MKVTNTRGERSKNILTLPPEKFDSYFDYYVYIHLNTDVVILHCVGMLLGFFFLALAIIKMSWVYLLLHLLTFNIIPLVSHWIYDGIMTPTASGAPFISIWYAIRINMWYLTGKQKKIEQKFIEKYPFTEAYFRKK
- a CDS encoding TauD/TfdA family dioxygenase, yielding MTFPLIVDGSAIKNHKSWIKENEHIFKEHAAVLLRNFPIHSRELLEEYVKTIAPEQSFLDYTGGTSPRKKLGTSIYSSTEMPFFLKIPMHSEMAYRKRFPKKIFFYCETAPLMGGQTPIADIQKVYLDVPEVIRNKLLNEGIIYYRHLKNYTPTSKVLSLINPMIKMGTWQFVFKTQDPEVVNEYCRQNHYQSEWLKDGSVILTTHLPALNEKGVWFNSFHFFQVHHRIWGRLITPVFKFIRFISRGLDMSATTGNKQRLSSDEISKIVDAYEKNQVQFDWQKGDLLFLDNTRTAHGRNPYLGKRKILVSLAEEGEFTSF